Within Gemmatimonadota bacterium, the genomic segment TCGCAGCTCCGTGCAGTCGCTTCACAGCTCCGTGCAGTCGCTTCGCAGCTCGGTGCAGTCGCTTCGCAGCTCGGTGCAGTCGCTTCACAGCTCGATGCAGTCGATTCGCAGTTCATGGGAGTCGCCTCGCAGGTGATGGGAGCCGCCTCGCAGCGCATGAGAGCTGCCTTGTGGCTCGTGGGAGTCGCCTCGCAGCACATGAGCGGTCGCGCCGGAGCTCATGGATGTCGCGTGGCGGTCGTTCGGACTCGGTTTCCGGTCCCTTCCACGCAACTGGCGGCGTCCTTACCCTGCTTGCCGCTGCGGCACCGGCCAGATCAGCGGAGGACTCACGTGATCGCCGGACTGTTCCCTCTACTTGTATATCTGTTTTGAGGGTCGATTTCTATGAATGCCATTTTGGCGAGTTTTGTCGGCCAAACAGGCATTCATCCGAATTGGCCTTCCCGCCAGATATACAAGTAGAGGCACTCGCTCCAACCTTTTCCCCAGACCCCCATGCGACCGGCTCGCCAGAAGACCGAACGGAATGCCGCCATCCAGTTGGTCGGCGGCGCGTCGCCAGGGGGGCTCGCCGAGACCCGGACCGACACCCCCCCGGGACGCCGACCGAGACCCCGGTTGAGGCGGAGCGGCGCTTCGTCGAGGCGTACGACCGGCTGTACGGACGTCTCCGGGACTACGCGGCGCGCTTCCTCGATCGCGACGCCGCCGAGGACGCCGTCGGGGAGGCGATGTCGGACCTCTGGACCCGGTGGGCGAGGCTCACACCCGAGCAGCGGACGGACCAGTACATCTTCGGCGTCGTGCACCACGTCGTGGTCGACACGCTCAAGGCTCAGGCCCCGAGAGTCTCGCTGGCCGATGCCGAAGAGGAGATCGACGCGCAGACCATGTCGGCCACCGAGCAGCCGACGCGCGTCTACACGGCCGCCGACGTCCTCGACCTTGCCCTCGCGGTCATGCCGCGGCAGCGCCGGGAGGTCCTACGCCGCATCCATGAGGAGCGCCGCAGCTACAAGGACGTCGCCGTCGCCCTAGGCCTGAGCGTCGGCACGATCAACACGCACTACCGGCTGGCGATGGAGGATCTCCGCCGCGCCTTCACCCGCGCCGGCTTCCGCATCGACGACCTCAAGTCCGCCCGCCTGCTCACCTCCAAGGTGGCCGCCTTCCCCGACGGCCCGGTACCTCGACTCCGCGCGAGCTGACGCGGTCTGCCGGCGGATCATCGGGCTCCGCTGCAGGGCCTTGGCACGGGCGTCCCCGACCCGGGATTCCAGCGTTAGATTCCCCGTCGCCGTAGGATGAGCGACCATCCGCACCGGAGTCCCGTGTCCCAGCAGACCCAGACAGACCAGCGTGACCTCGAGCTGCTCGCCCGCCTCGCCAAGGCGCGTGGCGAGATCGCGGCGCAGATCGGCCAGCGGATCGTCGGGCAGCACGAGATCGTCGACAACATGATCTCGGCCATCCTCGGCGGCGGCCATGTGCTGCTGGTGGGCGTGCCGGGGTTGGCGAAGACGCTGCTGATCCAGACCATCGCGCAGGCGCTCGACATGGAGTTCTCGCGCATCCAGTTCACGCCCGACCTCATGCCGAGCGACATCACCGGCACCGAGCTGCTCGAGGAGGACCACGGGACGGGCAAGCGCTCGTTCATCTTCTCGAAGGGTCCGGTGTTCGGGAACATCGTCCTCGCCGACGAGATCAACCGCGCCCCACCGAAGACGCAGGCCGCGCTGCTGCAGGCGATGCAGGAGAAGACGGTGACGGTGGCCGGCAAGACGTACGTCCCGCCCGACCCGTTCTTCGTGCTCGCGACGCAGAACCCGATCGAGCAGGAAGGCACGTACCACCTCCCCGAGGCGCAGCTCGACCGCTTCATGTACGAGCTGCGGATGGGCTATCCGAGCGTGGACGAGGAGGAGATGATCGTCTCCTCGACGACGGGCGTGATGAAGGGCGACGTGAAGCCGGTGCTCCCGGCGGAGACCATCCGCGAGATGCAGCGCCTGGTGCGCCGCATCCCGGCGCCGCCGTCGCTCGTGAGCTACGCGGTGGGCCTGGCGCGCGCGACGCGTCCGGACGACCCGAGCGCGACGGCGCTGGTGAAGAAGTACGTCTCGTTCGGCGCCGGCCCGCGCGCCGGCCAGAACCTTGTGTTGGGCGCCAAGAGCCGCGCGGCGATGGACGGCCGCAGCGTGCCCGACCTCGAGGATGTGGATGCCGTCGCGTTCTCCGTGCTCCGACACCGCGTGGTGATGAACTTCCAGGCGGAGGCGGAAGGAGTGGGGATCGAGAAGGTGCTCGCGCTCGGGGGACGGGGCCGGAAGGGCTGAGGCCGCGTTCACGCGGGATTCGAGGGGGACGGAATGCGCTGGTCGCATCCCGCCCCCCTTTTCCGTCTCGTGGGAAGGTTGCCGTGCTCGGCCGGTGACGGTACTCTCTGCCCCCGGGCAGGGTCGGTGACGGTGCGATGACGGCGGCACAACAACATGGGACCGGACGGCTACCGGGGAGGGAGCCAGGTGATCGAGGTTCGGACGCTTGGGGCGGCAGAGATCGTGGTCGGGCGGAAGCGCCTGACGCCGAAGACGGAGGGGCTGTTCGCGCTTGCGGTCTACCTGTGCGTGCGGGCGGGGGAGCCGTCGTCGCGGGATGCGTTGTGCGAGATGTTCTGGCCGGGGTCGGATCCGGTCAAGGCGAGGCACAATCTGCGGCAGATGTTGTATCGGTTGCGGCAGGCGGGGATTGAGACGTTGGAGGACGGTGACCTCATCTCCATTCCCGCCAGCTCGGTGCGATGCGACCTCACAGGTTTGGCAGAGAAGAACCCCGCACTGACGGTTGATGACTACTCGGAACAAGCGGCGACCTTCCTTCCGCACTTCGATCCCCAGCTCGCGGGGGAGTACGCCCGCTGGCTTGAGCAAGTACGCGCCTCCGTCGCGACACGCTTCCGCGCAGCAACACTGCGCAAGGTCGCCTTGGCACGTTCCGAAGGGCGTTGGCCCGAGGTCGAGCGCTTGGCTGACCTCCTGCTCCTATCCGATCCGCTCAACGAGGAGGGGACGCTTGCGAAGGCGGAGAGCATCGCGATGACCGGATCGAAAGCCATTGCAGTCGAACTGTTGGACAGGTATGTCGACGAGCTCGGCGACCTCTCCAATCGCATTGCGTTCCCTGCGATGGTACTGCGCCGGCGCATAACGGATCGGGTAGTGGACCGGAACGCACGCTCGGCATCGCACGTGCCACTTGTTGGTCGGGCGCATCCGATGCGCCGTCTCACGGCATTGATCGAGCAGGCCGTGGGGGGAAATGGTGGCTCCTTGGTACTCCACGGGGCCCCCGGCATCGGCAAGTCGCGACTCTGCGAGGAAATCAGCAACTACGCGATCCTCAAGGGGTTCCGAGCAGTCGCCGTTCGAGCGGATGACGCGCGCGCCGACCTGCCCCTGGGACTCGCAGTCGCGACAGCATCCGCGTTCCATGACCTACCCGGCGCCGCCGCCGCCGATCCTGCCGCGATGGCTCTTGTTCGTCGCCTCGTTGAGAACGCCACCTCAGCAAACTCAGACATCGTTGGATCTGCCGCGAACATCTCTCTGGACCAGATCGCATGGGCTCTCGCGACGGTGGCGCTCTCAGTCGCCGAGGAAGGCCCTGTGTTCGTCCACTTCGACGACCTTCACAATGCAGACCCCGCTTCCCTGGTCGCGATCCAGCACCTTCTTGCACTGCGGCATCGAGCTCCTCTCGTTGCTGTTGGCACTGCACGCTCGCACTGGATAGCCGAAAGTTCCGACTCCGGTGCGGGTCGTCTGACCGCGGCTCGCATCCACATCCCCCCACTGACTCTCGACGAGTCACGCGAGCTGGCGGCGTCCTTTGCCAACTCTACTTCACGGGCTCTCTCGGCTGAGGACGGCGAGCGACTCGCGCTCATTGGGGGCGGCAACCCACTCTTCATCAAGGAACTCACGGCGCACACACCTGACGCACTCGAGACGGGCGCGCGAACACTCACGCTGACATCCCTTATCGAGGAGCGTTGCGCACTACTAAGCCAGAGCCAGGTTCGCCTACTTCGGCTCATTCTTCTCCTAGGACCCTTTGCGACGCCGCCGAGACTATTCGCTCTTTCGCGAGCGGGCGCTGCGCCCGTGAGCACCGATGTTGAGGCGCTCGAGAACGACGGCCTGCTGTCGCTTTCCACCGAAGGCATCCTCGGCCTTCACGAATGTTGGCGCGAAGCGGTCGACCACGAGATGCCGCGGGCCACCAGAGCCGCTCTTGCGTACGAATGCGCACACGAGCTCACCACCGCACCTGTCAATGCCGTCGGCCCCCAGAGCGAGTGGCATCTTGGCCACCTCTTCTCAATCGCTGGCAGCCGCTCGGAGGCGATCGCCTGCTTCAGCGGTTCCGGCGCACGGCTCGTTTCGATCGGACTTCCAGCCCTCGGGGCACAGGCATTCACAAAGGCACTTGACCTTGCGAACGACCCATCCGACGTCGCAAGAATCAGCATTGACCTCGCCGCAGCACAACTGGGCGCCGATCAGTCAGCCGCCGCCGTCCTGTCTTGCCAAGCCGGACTGCGCTCCTTGCCTCGTCACTCGGAGAACTATGCCGCGCGTCGCGCGGAAGCCATCGCAATCCTAGCAGAAGCAAAATGGCGAGCGCACAACGGTGCTCTCGAAGAAATCGACGAGCTTCTTGCGCTCTCCCATGACCGTGCGGTTCCTGCTGAACAGAGACACCGATGCGCCAACGTTGGCATCCGCATCGCGTGCAACCATGATCGCTCCCTCGCGAAACAGTTTCTCTCTTCCTCACACGACGCAGCGGTCGACGAATCGACTGAGTGGCTTCAGTTGTGGACACAGTTGATCTTCGAGGCGGAGTTTGGTACACCGATCGCCGTACGCCTTCTGGTAGACCGACTGAGTTCTCCGGAGCTTCCACTATTGGTCGGCCACAATCGCGCGGTGGTCCTACGACACGCTGCAGTGGCCATGCGCATCGTCGGTGATGTGGAGCGCGCGGTTGAACTCGCGCGCAGTTCAGTTGCGGTGGCGCTCGACGCAGGCGTTCCCTCGGCCGCCGCCAGCGCGGCATTGGGCTTGGCATTCGGGTACCTCGACGCCGGGGTCCCCGAAGAAGCGAAGAACTGGATCGATCGGGCGCAACACTGGAGCGAGGGCGTGATGAGCGATGAACGAGATCGAGCTCTCCGGCACGCGGCCGCTCGGTACCTAACTGCAGTGGGGCAGTGCAGCGAAGCAGTTCGTCTCTACTCAGATCGGTGCGAGAGCGTCTTCGATGACGTCATGAGTCAGAGGCGTGCAGTCGAGTCAGCCTGCATTGCACTGGCTGCTGCCCAATCGGGGAACCGATCTCTGGCCCTCAGGGCACTTGAGACGGCGGAGAAAGGGGTCCGGGAATCCGCAGCGCACTGGGCACTGGACTCCGCAGCAGACTCAGTAGTCGCGGCACTGCGGGCGCTTGGGTTCGACGGCCGCGCGGACGCTCTTCGCGCCGACTATCTCGTTCGCAGGACCACTAATCGTCAAGGTCCGATAGCGTCCGCCTTCCTCGAACTCCGCCGACACGCGTGCTAGGCTACCGCGCGATTCGGGTCAGGCGCGAGATGAGTTGCGCGACGCTGCCGTGATCTGAATGACATCGGATCGCGACGGCGCCACCGGGTACTCGGTTGTCGCGATCCGAATCTCGCGCACCACTTCCGCCCATGCGACAGGCAAGAGAATAGCTTCGCACAGCTGAGGATCGAACTGCCTCCCGCTCTCTGCGGCAATCTCCGCGCGCACGATGTCGGGACCGAGTGCCTCGCGATAAGGACGTGAGGTGCTCATCGCGTCAATGGTGTCCGCGAGCGCAATGATGCGCGCACCGATGGGAATCTCGTCTTCCTTCAGGCGCTTGGGATAGCCGCGACCGTGCCACGATTCGTGGTGAGCTTCGACGAGTGGTACGAGGTCGAGGAAGTGCGTGACCTTTCCGATGAGCCGCGCCCCTTTCTCCGGGTGAGATTTCATGATCTCGAACTCGGCGTCGGTCAAGCGTCCCGGCTTTCGAAGGATAGGCGCGAACTCTTCGTGAATCTTTCCGACGTCGTGCAACAGCGCAGCGATGGCGATCCGATCGACTTGCTTTCCGCTCATTCCGGACGCTCGAGCGATTACACGCGCGAACCGCGAGACTCGTTGCGAGTGCCCAGACGTGTACGGATCTCGCGCTTCGATTGCGGCGACCATCAACTGCAACAGCTCCTCGTTCATCTTCTCCAGCGCGACATTTGTCTTGTAGAGCTGTCGCACACCGAGCATCGGGAGAGCGAGCGCCGCAGCAACGAGTGCGCCGCCGCGCACATACACCTCTGCAAAGACGTAGATCAGGGGGAACGCAAGCAGATCGTAGATGATCGACGACTGCATGTGTCGATACCAGGTCGACCGCGTGTCGCGACCAGCCGAGATAGCGATAACCGTGCTAACGGCGAGCTTGTTGAGACTCAGGAATGAGCCGACAAGCACCGACAGGGCGACCAGCGACGGTCGCGCGTCGAGCACCGACTCGCCTCCTACCAACAGGTATGCGACGATCGCAATTGCCTGGGCGAAGACGAACTGTGAGACGTTGAAGATGGCCTTCAACGGCGCGCGGCGAGCAATTAGCTCAGCTCCGGACACACCGACGAGCACCGTGGCGACTGCTGCCGCGTTCGGCGCCACTAGAGCAACGCTCAGATACGGCAAGAACCCGATGTTCCCCGTCGTGGCAGCAGAGGTCTGATACCCCAGCGCCGAGGCGAGCAGGCCGAGCATGATGAAGAATCCGGCCGCTTCCCAGTGGCGCGCATCGGGCGCAGCCGACAAGAGAAGCACCGCAACCGCCGACGAGAAGGCGCCGATTGCGACCATCGTTACGATCGTGCTTAGCCGTTTCTCACTCATGTGATTTCAAGGGAAGCGAGGACCCCCCGTCCTCTTTCAACTACTCAACTCCAGACGATCGAATCGCCCAGCACCAGCGCGCAGATCGCGCTAACCAGCGACGTGATGATCGACATTGAGAATCACCTCCCTTCGTAGAGATGGACCGAATATTCCGGTCGGCCATTCCACTTAGTTCGGCTCCGCTCATGCGTCCCGTGTGACGCGTACCGCTCGGTTCTCTCCGCTATGGAGAGAACGGGGGGTTCCCTTGCTCCTCTCTGTTCAGGTGAAATCCTTCACCCGCACGAGCACTTGCCTGCTTTCCCGTACTCCTTACCCCTTCTGGCACCGACGCGGCGCCAGGGATTCACCCCGACGCCGCGCGCGTTGACCTCGTCTTCCCCTTCCCTATCCCTCAGCGGCCTCCGCCGCGTCGATCATCTGCCTGGCCCGTCGTCGCCTGCAGCATCTGCGCCGCCGCAGGACCCATCCACCGGTTCGTCGCGTCCAGCACCGCCAGCACCGCCGCGGTCTCCGCGCTGTCCCGGATCTCGCAGCTCCCCGTCAGCAGCACCTGCTCGCGACCCTGACGCGCCATCACCGCCGCGAACACGAACTCGCGCTCGAACGCCGTGATCACCCGCGCCCCCTCCAGCGAGAACAACCCGCTGATCGGACCGGCCATCCCCAGCGCCATCAGCGCCGCCCGCGCCGCCGTGTCCACCCGGCTCCGGTCGCTCTGCAACCACTCCTCGGCCTCGCCGGCGAACTGCTCCGCGCCGATCCGCAGCGTCACCTTGCAGGTGACGCCGCGCGTGCGCGAGCCCCGGACCTCCACGTCCTCGAAGTAGACCGGGCGACCCAGCTTCACCGCGTCCTCCACCACTGGCAATGCCGCGACCGGCGTGTTCCGCTTGCTCGTCGCGGCGATCGAGATCTTCCGGTGATCCACCCGGAGACCGAGCTGCGCCATCAGCGCGCTCTCAATATTGCGCACCACGTTCTTCGGCGGCGTGTCCCCCGTCACCAACACGTGGATCGCATCCACCGACCCGCTGTCGGTCGCCGTGATCCGCACGCTCACCACGTCCTGCAGCGACGCGATCAGCTCCTCCGCCCGCTGCAACGGCAGGACGGAACCCGCGATCGGCGAGCCCGACATTCCTGGCGACTGGGGGTGCGGTTGCGGCGTCACGGGTCCTTGCAGAAATGCGATGACGGTCGGGAACTGGCGAGAATCGGTGCACTGCGCTCTCACGGCCCGAACCCGACGGACCGCCTCTCATATGTCGTCGGACCGGTCACCGCGCGCCAGTCCGCCAATGTCTCATCTCGAATACGAACCGAAACCCCATACGTCACGGGGCCCGGAGACACCCCTCCCTACTCCCCGAAGCGATCGGGGACATGATACTCCTTCAGCTTCCGGTACAGCGTCCGCTCCCCGATGTCCAGGATCTCGGCCGCTTTACGACGATTGCCCCGCGTTTCGCGCAACGTGGCCAGGATCACCGCCTTCTCGACCTCCACCATCGTCATGCCAGGGGTGATGGTCACCGTGTTGGGAGGGTCGAAAGCCCCATCGGCTCCACCCCGCCGGCCGGCGCTCCCCACCCGGGCACCGCCACCATCCCGCCCCCCAGCACCTCCCGCCCGGGGCCGAACCCCTGCGCCGAGCCGGCCGACATCCCCCCGGCCACCTGCGCGATCACCACCCGGTCCTCGTCCACCCGGCGCCGCAGCTCCTCGAGCTGGAGCTTCATCTCCACCAGGCTCCGGACGATGAACTCCAGCTCCCGACCCTCGGCCCGACCCTCCTCGCGCACGATCGGACCGATCGGCACGGGAAGCAATCGGTCGGCCCCGGTCTCCCGGATCTGCGCGGGGATGTCGGCGATCCCGATCTCGCGGCCGGTCGCCAGCACGACCATGCTCTCGATCAGGTTGCGCAGCTCGCGCACGTTCCCCGGCCAGGCATAGCTCACCAGCGCCTGCATCGCCTCGGCCGAGATGCCGTGGAACTCGCGGTCGTGCTCCTCGGAGAACTCCTGCACGAAGCGGCGGACGAGCAGCGGGATGTCGCCGCGGCGTTCGCGGAGCGGCGGGAGGTAGATCCGCAGCACGTTGAGCCGGTAGAAGAGGTCGGCGCGGAACTGCCCCCGCTCCACGCTCTCCTGCAGCGGACGGTTGGTCGCCGCCACCACCCGCACATCGACGGGGATGCTCTGCGTCCCGCCCACCCGCGTCACCTCGCGCTCCTCGAGCACGCGCAGGAGCTTCACCTGCGTGCTCGACGGGATCTCGCCGATCTCGTCGAGGAACAGCGTCCCGCCGGTCGCGAGCTCGAAGCGGCCGATCCGTCGCTCGGCGGCGCCGGTGAACGCGCCCTTCTCGTGCCCGAAGAGCTCGCTCTCGAGCAGCGTCTCGGGGAGCGCGCCGACGTTCACGGCGATGAACGGCTTGTTGCGGCGCGGGCTCATCCGCGCGATCGCGCGCGCGACGAGTTCCTTGCCGGTGCCGCTCTCGCCCTCGATGAGCACGGTGCTCGACACCGGCGCCATCTGCGCCACCTGCACGAGCACCTGGCGCACCGCCTCGCTCTCGCCCCAGAGCCCGGTCTCGCGCGTGATCCGCTGCCGCTCGAGGAGCGCGTGCACGCTCGCGCGCAGCGCGTCAGGGCTCACCGGCTTGTTGAGCACCTCGGCGAAGCCGAGCGAGCGCAGGCGCTGCTCGACGGCGGGGTCGCCGACGTCGGCCAGGCCGATCACGCTCGCCCCGCCCCAGAGCTGGTCGCGCACGAGGCCGAGGGTCTGCGGGTCGAGCAGCGCGCCGGTGAAGACGATCACGTCCGGCTTGGCGCGCTTGATCTCGCGTGGCAGGTCGTCCATCGGGCTCACGACGAACGTCTTGACCCCGTCGGCCTCGAGGAGCGCATTGAGGCGGACGGCGGGTTCGACGTCGGTCAGCGTGATGAGGACGGTCATTGAGCTGAGTGGATGAAAGCTGAAGGATGAAGGTGGAAAGTGCTCTGGTGCGGGATGCGGGGGACGGATGCGGGGGGCGTCCCACTTTCATCCTTCAACCTTCCACCTTCATCTCTTCACGGTCCCGCGCTTCCAGAACGGGAACCCCGTGATCGTCCCCACCACCCGCTTGCCGCGGATCTCCACCTCGAGGGTGTTCCCTTCCTTCGCATGCGCCGCCGGCACGTACGCGGTGCCGAGTCCGCAGCCGACGCTCGGCGACATGATGCCGCTCATCACCACGCCGCTCTGCGCGCCGTTCACGAACACCGGGTAGCCGTGCCGCGGGATCGCCTTCTCGGTGAAGGTGAAGCCGACGAGCTTGCGGGGGACGCCGGCGGCCTTCTGCGCTTCGAGCGCGGCGCGGCCGACGAAGTCGCCCTTCTTCATCTTCACGAGCCAGCCGAGTCCGGCGTCGAGCGGGGTGTAGGTGTCGTCGATGTCGTTGCCGTAGAGCGCCATCCCCATCTCCAGGCGCAGCGAGTCGCGGCAGCCGAGGGCGACGGGCTGGATGCGGCCGGTGTCCATGAGCGCCTTCCAGAGCTGCGCCGAGTGCTTCACGTCGTGGTAGAGCTCGAAGCCGTCCTCGCCGGTGTAGCCGGTGCGCGAGAGGGTCATCGGGATGCCGGCGACGGTGGTCTCGGTGAACCAGTAGTACTTGATCTCGTCGAGCGCCTTGGGCGTCATCGCCTGCAGGATCTCCTGCGCCTTCGGGCCCTGCACGGCGAGGAGGCCGATGTCGTCGCTCACGTCGGTGAGGACGCAATCGAAGCGGCCGACGTACTGCTGGATGTGCTTGAGGTCCTTGTCCTTGTTGGAGCCGTTCACGACCATCATCAGGTGGTCGGCGGCGTAGCGGTAGACGAGGCAGTCGTCCACGAAGGTGCCCTGCTCGGTGAGGATGCCGGAGTAGTGGACCTGCCCGTCGGCGAGGGCGGCGACGTCGTTGGTCGTCACGTAGGTGACGAAGTCGATCGCCTGCTTCCCCTTGATGATGAACTCGCCCATGTGGCTCACGTCGAACACGCCGCAGCCATTGCGGACGATGTTGTGCTCGGCGGTGATGCCGCCCGGGTACTGGATGGGCATCTCGAAGCCGGCGAAGGCGACCATCTTGGCGCCCGCGGCGACGTGGAGGTCGAAGAAGGGGGTCCGCTTGAGCGGGCCGGTCGAGGCGTCGGACATGAGGGGGCGGTCCTTGGTATTGAAGTAGGGTCCTGCCAGTGAAATATGCCGAAACGGCAGGACCCGGGGTACTGGCTCGAACCGGGGGGCTGTAACGTTCAGTGCAGGTGCACACCCTCCGGATCGTCCTCGCCCTCGGGCCCTTCGTCATCTCCCTGCTCCGCGACCGGCGCCGCTGGCTCTGGTGGGGCGGTCCGCTGCCGCGCACGCCGGCGTTCCACCGGGCGCGGGCGGAGGCGCTGGTGTCGCGGATCGCGCACCTCGGACCGACGTTCGTGAAGCTCGCGCAGGTCTTCGCGTCGCGCGCGGACCTCATCCCGGAGCCGTACCTCTCCACGCTCGGCAAGCTCACCGACCAGGTGCCGCCGGTGTCGTGGGACGCCATCCGCGCGCAGATCGTCGCGGCGTACCACATGGAGCCGGAGCGCGTGTTCGAGTCGATCGACCCGGTGCCGGTGGCCGCGGCCTCGCTCGGCCAGGTGCACCGCGCGCGGTGGCAGGGGCGCGACGTCGCGGTGAAGGTGCTGCGGCCGGGGATCGAGCAGATGGTCGCGCGCGACCTCGTCTCGGCGCGCGCGATCACGGCCTGGGCGGCGCGGCGGTGGCCGAGCCCGCACATCCTCGGCTTCCAGTCGCTCGTGGAGGAGTTCGCGGCGCGGATCAGCGAGGAGATGGACTTCCGGCTCGAGGGCGAGTACGCGAGCGAGGTGCGCGCGAACTTCGTCTCCAACCCGCGCGTGGTCATCCCGGAGATCATGCACGAGCTCACGCGGCAGCGGGTGCTCGTGCTCGAGTTCATCGAAGGGCAGCGCGTGGACAAGCTGGTGCCGGGGAGCGTGAACGCGGGACGGCTCGCGGGGCTCGTGATGGAGGTCTACGTGCAGATGATGCTCGTGGACGGGCTCTTCCACGCCGACCCGCACCCGGGGAACCTGCTGCTCTCCCCCGACGGGCGGCTCGTGCTGCTCGACTTCGGGATGATGGTGCGGGTGCCGCCGGAGCTGCGGCTCAAGCTCATCCGCACGGTCTTCGCGAGCATCCGGCGCGACCCGGCCGCGGTGATGGAGGGCTTCTACGCGCTCGGGCTCATCGCGCCCGGCGCCGACCCGACGGAGATCGCGCGGCTGGCCGAACTGCTCGTGGCGATGGCGAGCACGCGCAGCACCACGCAGCAGCGGATCGAGACGATGCTCGCCGACCGCGTGATGCAGTCGCTCTACGACTTCCCGGTGATCCTGCCGCGCGACCTCGTCTACTTCGCGCGCACGGCGGCGCTCATCGAGGGCGTGGGGACGCGCTACGACGCGTACTTCAACGCGGTGGAGATCGGGACGCCGGTGGTGATGCGGATGCGGAGCCGGATCCTGCGGTCGCTAGGCGAGGAGGTGGAGCCGAGCGTGGAGGAGCTGGCGTCGGTGGCGGGCTTCGCGGCGGGGCGCGCCTGGCGCGTGGCGCGGGAGTGGCTGGGCTCGTGGGTGCCCCCCGCCGTGCGGGAGCGGATCGCGCCGTGAATCCGACCTTCTTCGCCACGGCGGCCGCGTTCGGGCGCTGGCTCGCGACGCACCATGCGAGCGCGACCGAACTCTGGGTGGGCTACCACAAGGTCGGCACGGGCACGCCGAGCATGACCTGGCCGGAGTCGGTGGACGAGGCGCTCCGCTACGGGTGGATCGACGGCCTCCGGAAGTCGCACACGCCGGAGTCGTACGTGATCCGCTTCACGCCGCGGAAGCGGACGAGCATCTGGAGCGCGGTGAACATCCGGAAGGTCGAGGCGCTCCTCGCCGCAGGGCGGATGACGCCGGCGGGGATGCGGGCCTGGGAGGCGCGCACGCCGGAGCGGTCGGAGGTCTATGCCTTCGAGCGCAAGGCGGCCACGCTCTCGGCTGACGAACTGTCCGCCTTCCGAAAGCGGTCCAAGGCGTGGAAATTCTGGGAGGCGCAGCCCGCCGGCTATCGCCGGGTCGCGGCCCACTGGGTGTCGAGCGCCAAGCGCCCCGAGACCCGCGCCAAACGGTTCGCCACGCTCCTCGCCGACTCGGCGGCCGGACTGCGGATCGCCTCACAGCGGAGAACCCCGAGATGATCCCGTTCGCCCCGCACCTCGCGCTCGCGCTGGCGCTCGCTCCGGTGGCGCTCGCGCCCGTGGCGCTCCGTGCGCAGTCGACCGGCGCGGCCGACTCGCTCGCCGCGATCGCGGTCGCGGATTCGGCGCTGGCGGCCATCACCCGCGGCGACGCCATCGCGCTCACCGACCTGATGCTCCCCGAGGCGCGCACCTTCTCGTCCCGGATGCGCGAGGGCGAGTGGCGCTACGCGACGCGCACGCGGGACGAGCAGCGGGCGGCGAGCATCTCGGGCGTCATCGAGCGGGGCTTCGGTGCCACGGCGCTCGTCTCGGGACCGCTCGCGGTGGTGTGGATGCCGTACGACCTCTACGTCAACGGCGCGTGGTCGCACTGCGGCGTCGACGCGCTCACCCTGTACCAGGTGGGCGGGCGCTGGCGGATCGCGACCTTCGCGTGGAGCGTGGAGCAGCCGCCGGCCTGCGCGAAGC encodes:
- a CDS encoding sigma-70 family RNA polymerase sigma factor, with the protein product MAFPPDIQVEALAPTFSPDPHATGSPEDRTECRHPVGRRRVARGARRDPDRHPPGTPTETPVEAERRFVEAYDRLYGRLRDYAARFLDRDAAEDAVGEAMSDLWTRWARLTPEQRTDQYIFGVVHHVVVDTLKAQAPRVSLADAEEEIDAQTMSATEQPTRVYTAADVLDLALAVMPRQRREVLRRIHEERRSYKDVAVALGLSVGTINTHYRLAMEDLRRAFTRAGFRIDDLKSARLLTSKVAAFPDGPVPRLRAS
- a CDS encoding MoxR family ATPase — its product is MSDHPHRSPVSQQTQTDQRDLELLARLAKARGEIAAQIGQRIVGQHEIVDNMISAILGGGHVLLVGVPGLAKTLLIQTIAQALDMEFSRIQFTPDLMPSDITGTELLEEDHGTGKRSFIFSKGPVFGNIVLADEINRAPPKTQAALLQAMQEKTVTVAGKTYVPPDPFFVLATQNPIEQEGTYHLPEAQLDRFMYELRMGYPSVDEEEMIVSSTTGVMKGDVKPVLPAETIREMQRLVRRIPAPPSLVSYAVGLARATRPDDPSATALVKKYVSFGAGPRAGQNLVLGAKSRAAMDGRSVPDLEDVDAVAFSVLRHRVVMNFQAEAEGVGIEKVLALGGRGRKG
- a CDS encoding AAA family ATPase — translated: MIEVRTLGAAEIVVGRKRLTPKTEGLFALAVYLCVRAGEPSSRDALCEMFWPGSDPVKARHNLRQMLYRLRQAGIETLEDGDLISIPASSVRCDLTGLAEKNPALTVDDYSEQAATFLPHFDPQLAGEYARWLEQVRASVATRFRAATLRKVALARSEGRWPEVERLADLLLLSDPLNEEGTLAKAESIAMTGSKAIAVELLDRYVDELGDLSNRIAFPAMVLRRRITDRVVDRNARSASHVPLVGRAHPMRRLTALIEQAVGGNGGSLVLHGAPGIGKSRLCEEISNYAILKGFRAVAVRADDARADLPLGLAVATASAFHDLPGAAAADPAAMALVRRLVENATSANSDIVGSAANISLDQIAWALATVALSVAEEGPVFVHFDDLHNADPASLVAIQHLLALRHRAPLVAVGTARSHWIAESSDSGAGRLTAARIHIPPLTLDESRELAASFANSTSRALSAEDGERLALIGGGNPLFIKELTAHTPDALETGARTLTLTSLIEERCALLSQSQVRLLRLILLLGPFATPPRLFALSRAGAAPVSTDVEALENDGLLSLSTEGILGLHECWREAVDHEMPRATRAALAYECAHELTTAPVNAVGPQSEWHLGHLFSIAGSRSEAIACFSGSGARLVSIGLPALGAQAFTKALDLANDPSDVARISIDLAAAQLGADQSAAAVLSCQAGLRSLPRHSENYAARRAEAIAILAEAKWRAHNGALEEIDELLALSHDRAVPAEQRHRCANVGIRIACNHDRSLAKQFLSSSHDAAVDESTEWLQLWTQLIFEAEFGTPIAVRLLVDRLSSPELPLLVGHNRAVVLRHAAVAMRIVGDVERAVELARSSVAVALDAGVPSAAASAALGLAFGYLDAGVPEEAKNWIDRAQHWSEGVMSDERDRALRHAAARYLTAVGQCSEAVRLYSDRCESVFDDVMSQRRAVESACIALAAAQSGNRSLALRALETAEKGVRESAAHWALDSAADSVVAALRALGFDGRADALRADYLVRRTTNRQGPIASAFLELRRHAC
- a CDS encoding HD-GYP domain-containing protein, coding for MSEKRLSTIVTMVAIGAFSSAVAVLLLSAAPDARHWEAAGFFIMLGLLASALGYQTSAATTGNIGFLPYLSVALVAPNAAAVATVLVGVSGAELIARRAPLKAIFNVSQFVFAQAIAIVAYLLVGGESVLDARPSLVALSVLVGSFLSLNKLAVSTVIAISAGRDTRSTWYRHMQSSIIYDLLAFPLIYVFAEVYVRGGALVAAALALPMLGVRQLYKTNVALEKMNEELLQLMVAAIEARDPYTSGHSQRVSRFARVIARASGMSGKQVDRIAIAALLHDVGKIHEEFAPILRKPGRLTDAEFEIMKSHPEKGARLIGKVTHFLDLVPLVEAHHESWHGRGYPKRLKEDEIPIGARIIALADTIDAMSTSRPYREALGPDIVRAEIAAESGRQFDPQLCEAILLPVAWAEVVREIRIATTEYPVAPSRSDVIQITAASRNSSRA